GTATAGGGCATGAGCAACTGAAGACCTGAAACCATGACAGGGCCTAAAACATAGCCCAAGGCAAAGACTGAATTAAACAGCGCAACGCGCTTGCCGACATTCTCAAAGGCATTCAGAGTGACCAGATAATTAAACAAAGGGGGAGTTGCCAAGCCCCCCATCAGGCCTTCCAGCAGGCGACCAGAGATAAAACCAGGGGTATTGTTGCAGAGCGCCATAAAAATAAGTGAGAGCCCGAAACCCATTTCATAGAGCGGATAATTCCAGCGTTTGGCATTTAAGCGTTCAAAGAGATAAATCGACAATTGGCCCAGCAAAAGCCCTAAAAAATAGAGCGAAAAAGCCCAGGGTGCCTGGGGGCCCAGGGCCTGGTTCAGAATCGGGACGAAGCCACTGGCAAAAGCGCCGTGCAAAAATGCCAAAAAAAGCAGAATCAGAGCGATGAACAGATGCATGCGCTGACTTTTTTCAGACTGGCTCTGGGGATTTTTCACCTCAGTGTTCGCCTGACGGATCGAGCAGCGGATTCGGTAAGCGGCTGGTACAGAGTGCAAAGACCTCTTCAGAACTGCGACTGGTTTGGCGATCACTCTCTTTTAAAGGGCTAACGCGTAAGACTTCGCTCAGGTTGGTAATGCCCTGGGTGGCTTTATAAAACCCGTCTTCGGCAAAAGAAACCAGTTGTTGATCTTTGCGGGCAAGGTGTCGGATCGCAGACAGGGTTTGACCAGAGATCAGGGCATCGCGGATCGGATCACTCATCACCAGAATTTCATGCAGGGCAGTACGTCCCTGGTAGCCTTGAAAGAGACATTCATTGCAGCCCATCGGGGTATAAAAACTATAGAGGTGGGGGTCTACAGATTCTAAAGGAAAGCGGGAAAGTTCTGCTGCTGAAGGCTCATGAACCACTTTGCAGGCATCACACAGGCGTCTGACCAATCGCTGGGCAATTACACAGGAAACCGTTGAGGCCAATTCAAAGGGGGCCATGCCGAGGTGCATGAGATGAAAGAGTGCGCTGGCCAGATCGCGGGTATGCAAGGATGTAAGCACTTTATAGCCCATGACCGCCGCTCTGACCAGCGCTTGGGCTGTGGCGGTGTCGGGAATATCCTGAACCATGACGATATCCGGGTCTTGTTCTACGAGTGAATCGATCAAATAGGCAGGGCTTTGCTGGCCACTTAATTCAGTCTGAACCACGCCGGGCAAGGGGTAGACGATCGGTTTCTCAAGTGAAACCAAGGCTTTGTCCAGATCGTTGAGATAATTCATGGCGGCGTAGAGCGTGGTCGATTTTCCCGAGCGCGTGGGGCCTGTGACCACGACGATTCCACCTGAAAGGTCCAACATGCGTTGCGTGGTTTTGAGATTGACTGGCGAAAAACCAATCCGCTCAAGATTCAACAGGGTGCTGTGTTTTTCCAGTAAGGAGATCACGATTTTTTCACCCCATTGCCCTGGAAAAGTGGCAATCCTTAAATCCATTTCTTTGCCGCGAATTTCTGCCTGGAGATGGTTACTCTGGGGATTTAAGCTCTCCTCGGGCTTGAGCTTTGCCAGTTTTTTAAAGTGTTGAATTAAGGCGGGGGTTACATGGGCGGGTAAATCGGTCTTGTGATGCATCAGGCCATCAATTCGGAAACGAATGCGCAAATAACGTTGCTGCGGTTCGATATGAATATCTGAAGCCCGGTCGTGGACGGCACTTGAAATAATAAAATTGACAGCCGTGGCTGTGGGGTCTGTGCTCTCACTGGATTCTTCCAATTGAAAGGGATTGCTTTCCTTTTCAATCACGAAATCTTTTTCTTTGTGAAGTTCTTTGAACAGGCTTTTGAGGCTTTCACGCAATTCTGAAGCAGGTGCGATTGCAGGTAAAATCTGGCATTGAAAACGACTTCCCAGGCTTTCCAATAAGTCTTGGTTGAGGGGGTCTGCCATCACAACTGTCAGTTGGTTTTCATGGCGGTGCATGGGCAAATAGAGCTGGTTGAGGAGCTCTTCGGGATCCAAGCCTTGAAGCAGGCGGGGATTGATCAGCTCCAGCGAGGGCAACATGCGGGGAATATCCAATTGCAGACTGAGTGCGTCGGTTAATTGGGATTCATTGATGATCTGATGCTCTATCAAAAGAGAGCCCAAACGTTTATGCTCTATTTTTTGCAGTTGAAGCAGGTGTTCCAATTCGGCCTGGGTAATCAGACCTAAGTTTTGCAAAAGCTCACCCAGATACATGCGCTTATGGTATTTGCGCAAAAGGGATTGAAGCTCACGGGCTGAGATCAATCCCTTTTCAACACAAATCCGCCCCAAGGGAAGGTAGGTTTCCTGTTCGGCCTGAAACTTGAGAATTTTCTCCATTTGAGCAGGCTGAAGAAAACCTTCCTTGACCAGAAGATCCCCAATGCGCAGATTGGGTTGAGTGTGCTCACTCACTTTGCTTTCTTCCAGCTTTCTCGGGCTTCCATGCGTTCGATCCAAGCTGCTACTGCCGGAAAGGCTGAAATATCAAGTCCCAGTTGTTGACGGGGAACCAGGGTAGAGGCCAAGGCGAAATCTGCAACAGAAATACGCCCGAGAAGAAACTCACGACCTGTTAATCCTTGGTTTAAGACCTGGGTCAGACGTAAAAAGTCTTGGGTGAGAGAGGCCACAAGAACCGCATCAGGCTCTTTGCCCGCCATGGGTTTAAACATTTTTTCGACCGCCAGATTGATAATCGGCGTATAATAGTGGCCACTTTGCCAGAAAAGCCATTGATCCAGGCGTGCCAAAGGGCGTGCGTCTTCTGGCAAAAGTCCCGCCTCAGGTTTGAGCCGGGCCAGGTATTTGATAATTGCATTGGATTCCCAGAGCACGAACTCCCCGTCTTCAAGTACAGGGACTTTGCCATTGGGGTTCTTCGCCAGGTATTCAGGGGTTTGCCCCCCTCCTTGCATAATATCGACGGGAATTGTTTCAAAGGGCAGTTCCAATTCATGCAAAACAGCACGTACTTTAAAGGCGTTGGGGGAGAGATTCAAATCATAAAGTTTAAGCATGGCAGTAAGCCTCCTGAGGGGATACCTCATTTTACCCCAGACCTGATGATCTCTGAAGCCCTGACGGCCTTGACTCAAAATCGAGTACACTAATCACAAGAGATTTATTGAATTGAGGTAACTCCATGAGTAAAGAAGTGGTGATTGTCAAAGCCAAACGCAGTCCG
The sequence above is drawn from the bacterium (Candidatus Blackallbacteria) CG13_big_fil_rev_8_21_14_2_50_49_14 genome and encodes:
- a CDS encoding glutathione S-transferase, with protein sequence MYSILSQGRQGFRDHQVWGKMRYPLRRLTAMLKLYDLNLSPNAFKVRAVLHELELPFETIPVDIMQGGGQTPEYLAKNPNGKVPVLEDGEFVLWESNAIIKYLARLKPEAGLLPEDARPLARLDQWLFWQSGHYYTPIINLAVEKMFKPMAGKEPDAVLVASLTQDFLRLTQVLNQGLTGREFLLGRISVADFALASTLVPRQQLGLDISAFPAVAAWIERMEARESWKKAK